In the genome of Myxococcus stipitatus, one region contains:
- a CDS encoding TIGR02266 family protein produces MDQGRRTTDRKSVGLLVKLKHESVGSFAEEFATNLSPGGMFIRSRTPQPVGTPVKFEVQIAGGVRVLRGTADVRWIREVGDPSGPPGMGLQFQELDPASRALVDMMLLQRGAEAPVAPVAPLPAIAPAVAPLAPAIAPLTPAVAPVQAKPVAAPRAVQGAALDSLFDDLEAPPAPALDEAFDFSPPPRVAESDVDIPLDELIASTPPPPNVSSGDEPLPGLDFEMEGSEAPMAMGEILDEAPIEVGITVEVESSSAASAPSKAGVPMEFDLDLSEAALSSAPVGSAKASAGGVEFELDFSDAMEELPPAAPAVRPVVPPPAPVAAKVSGGSTEFDLDLSDAVEELPSAPAVRPVAAPPPPPVAAARPSASPAPPAHKQSKASLEFELDFSDAMEELPPAAPPPDPKTSRPLGGAFEFDLDLSDMKAGASPGVAAPRVPVPPPPPAGGQPPPPPASAFQPPPPPGSQTRGAGVPPPPPGFQPVGAGVPPPPPGFQSVGAGVPPPPPGFQSAGAGVPPPPPGFQSASAGIPPPPPGASPSLPNVRREAPRAPEPVATPTLLTPAAKSAATAPALDERGLPKTVFLPPPPHIVGTGPVIGIDLGTTNSCVALLSNGRPIVLRSREGYNTIPSVISLNNQNKLLVSHRAKNQLVLRPQHTIYGAKRLVGRPYDSAVVNQVRERFHYDIVPDAAGRAAVRIGDSVLSLEEVQAIILRECKEMAEAHLNQKVERAVVTVPAYYSEPQREAVRKSGILAGLKIERILNEPTSAALAYGLNRELNKKVLVYDLGGGTFDATILKIEKNVFEVLGTGGDIFLGGIDFDNLIVDFLLQRFQEKEGLAFNGDGIALSRVSDAAERAKMALSERASFEVHIPMLMMDDAGRPRDLRVVMNRQELEKICDPLLSRTVDVVRDVLLDAKLKASEVDDIILVGGMSRMPLVRDKLKGLFGKGPQASVNADEAVALGAALYSGSVDKVSSVVLIDVLPMTVGVAMPGGAFKRVIERNSPLPAQRSFAISTNKDNEEVLELSLFQGEDNHISANEYLGTVRIEGLPKGPKGSVRVAVTIKLDSECVLHVEAREYSTRKEVKATLATRYSPEELQKQLQVSKESVKAAEDRRGADLKERAGGFWRFVKKALGRK; encoded by the coding sequence ATGGATCAAGGCAGGCGCACCACGGACCGCAAGTCAGTGGGTCTGTTGGTGAAGCTCAAGCATGAGAGCGTGGGGAGCTTCGCGGAGGAGTTCGCCACCAACCTGAGCCCGGGCGGGATGTTCATCCGCTCGCGCACCCCGCAGCCCGTGGGGACACCCGTCAAGTTCGAGGTGCAGATCGCCGGGGGTGTGCGCGTGCTGCGCGGCACCGCCGACGTGCGCTGGATTCGCGAGGTGGGGGACCCCTCGGGGCCTCCGGGCATGGGGCTCCAGTTCCAGGAGCTGGACCCGGCCAGTCGCGCGCTCGTGGACATGATGCTGCTGCAGCGCGGCGCGGAGGCGCCCGTGGCCCCCGTGGCGCCGCTGCCCGCGATTGCTCCGGCCGTGGCGCCGCTGGCTCCCGCGATTGCGCCGCTGACGCCCGCGGTTGCGCCCGTGCAGGCGAAGCCCGTGGCGGCTCCGCGGGCGGTGCAGGGGGCGGCGCTCGACTCGCTGTTCGATGACCTGGAGGCGCCTCCGGCGCCCGCGCTGGATGAGGCGTTTGATTTCTCTCCGCCGCCTCGGGTCGCGGAGAGCGACGTGGACATCCCGCTCGATGAGCTCATCGCGAGCACCCCGCCGCCTCCCAATGTCTCGTCGGGTGACGAGCCGTTGCCTGGGCTCGACTTCGAGATGGAGGGGAGTGAGGCCCCCATGGCGATGGGGGAGATCCTCGACGAGGCGCCCATCGAGGTGGGCATCACCGTGGAGGTGGAGTCCTCTTCCGCCGCGTCGGCGCCGTCCAAGGCGGGCGTGCCGATGGAGTTCGACCTGGACCTGTCGGAGGCGGCGCTCTCGTCGGCGCCGGTGGGTTCGGCGAAGGCGAGTGCGGGTGGGGTGGAGTTCGAGCTGGATTTCAGTGACGCGATGGAGGAACTGCCTCCGGCCGCGCCCGCCGTGCGTCCGGTGGTTCCGCCTCCCGCTCCCGTGGCCGCGAAGGTGAGTGGTGGGTCGACGGAGTTCGACCTGGACTTGAGCGACGCGGTGGAGGAGCTCCCGTCCGCGCCCGCCGTGCGTCCGGTCGCGGCTCCGCCTCCGCCGCCTGTGGCCGCCGCGCGTCCGAGTGCCTCGCCCGCGCCTCCGGCGCACAAGCAGAGCAAGGCGAGCCTCGAGTTCGAGCTGGATTTCAGCGATGCGATGGAGGAGCTGCCTCCGGCCGCGCCTCCGCCGGATCCGAAGACGTCTCGACCGTTGGGTGGGGCGTTCGAGTTCGACCTGGATTTGTCGGACATGAAGGCGGGGGCCTCGCCTGGAGTGGCGGCTCCACGTGTTCCCGTGCCGCCTCCGCCGCCGGCTGGGGGCCAGCCGCCGCCACCTCCTGCCTCGGCGTTTCAGCCTCCGCCTCCTCCGGGCTCTCAGACGAGGGGCGCAGGAGTCCCGCCTCCACCTCCTGGCTTCCAACCGGTGGGTGCTGGAGTTCCGCCTCCGCCTCCAGGGTTCCAGTCGGTGGGCGCGGGAGTGCCGCCTCCGCCTCCTGGTTTCCAATCGGCGGGTGCGGGAGTTCCACCGCCGCCTCCAGGGTTCCAATCGGCGAGCGCGGGAATCCCGCCGCCTCCGCCTGGGGCCTCACCCTCGCTGCCGAACGTCCGGCGTGAGGCGCCTCGGGCCCCTGAGCCGGTTGCTACGCCCACGCTGCTGACGCCGGCCGCGAAGTCCGCGGCCACGGCGCCGGCCCTCGATGAGCGCGGCCTGCCGAAGACGGTCTTCCTCCCGCCGCCTCCGCACATCGTGGGCACGGGCCCGGTCATCGGCATCGACCTGGGCACCACCAACTCGTGCGTGGCGCTCCTGTCCAACGGGCGGCCCATCGTCCTGCGCTCGCGCGAGGGCTACAACACCATCCCGTCGGTCATCTCGCTCAACAACCAGAACAAGCTGCTCGTCAGCCACCGCGCGAAGAACCAGCTCGTCCTCCGTCCGCAGCACACCATCTACGGCGCGAAGCGACTGGTCGGCCGTCCCTACGACAGCGCCGTGGTGAACCAGGTCCGCGAGCGCTTCCACTACGACATCGTCCCCGATGCCGCGGGCCGCGCCGCCGTGCGGATTGGCGACTCCGTGCTCTCGCTCGAGGAAGTGCAGGCCATCATCCTGCGCGAGTGCAAGGAGATGGCGGAGGCCCACCTCAACCAGAAGGTCGAGCGCGCCGTCGTCACCGTCCCCGCGTACTACTCCGAACCCCAGCGCGAAGCCGTCCGCAAGTCCGGCATCCTCGCGGGCCTCAAGATCGAGCGCATCCTCAACGAGCCCACCTCCGCCGCGCTCGCCTACGGCCTCAACCGCGAGCTGAACAAGAAGGTCCTCGTCTACGACCTCGGCGGCGGTACCTTCGACGCCACCATCCTCAAGATCGAGAAGAACGTCTTCGAGGTGCTCGGCACCGGCGGCGACATCTTCCTGGGCGGCATCGACTTCGACAACCTCATCGTCGACTTCCTCCTCCAACGCTTCCAGGAGAAGGAGGGCCTCGCGTTCAACGGCGACGGCATCGCCCTGTCGCGCGTCAGCGACGCCGCCGAGCGCGCGAAGATGGCCCTCTCCGAGCGCGCCAGCTTCGAAGTCCACATCCCCATGCTGATGATGGACGACGCGGGCCGCCCCCGGGACCTGCGCGTCGTGATGAACCGCCAGGAGCTGGAGAAGATCTGCGACCCGCTCCTCAGCCGCACCGTGGACGTGGTGCGCGACGTGCTCCTCGACGCGAAGCTCAAGGCCAGCGAGGTCGACGACATCATCCTCGTGGGCGGCATGAGCCGCATGCCGCTCGTGCGCGACAAGCTCAAGGGCCTGTTCGGCAAGGGCCCGCAGGCCAGCGTCAACGCGGACGAGGCCGTGGCGCTCGGCGCGGCGCTGTACTCGGGCTCGGTGGACAAGGTGAGCAGCGTCGTCCTCATCGACGTGCTGCCCATGACGGTGGGCGTGGCCATGCCCGGTGGCGCCTTCAAGCGCGTCATCGAGCGCAACAGCCCGCTGCCCGCCCAGCGCTCCTTCGCCATCAGCACCAACAAGGACAACGAGGAGGTCCTCGAGCTGTCCCTGTTCCAGGGCGAGGACAACCACATCTCCGCCAACGAGTACCTGGGCACCGTGCGCATCGAGGGCCTGCCCAAGGGCCCGAAGGGCTCCGTGCGAGTCGCCGTCACCATCAAGCTGGATTCGGAGTGTGTGCTCCACGTGGAGGCCCGCGAGTACTCCACCCGCAAGGAAGTGAAGGCCACGCTGGCCACGCGCTACTCCCCCGAGGAGCTCCAGAAGCAGCTCCAGGTCAGCAAGGAGTCCGTGAAGGCCGCCGAGGACCGACGCGGCGCGGACCTGAAGGAGCGCGCGGGTGGCTTCTGGCGCTTCGTGAAGAAGGCGCTGGGCCGGAAGTAG
- a CDS encoding SRPBCC domain-containing protein — MEPGCVPAGGDASLRRRWAQVHARAPARVWHALTEPEQVSRWWAVGDIRAEVGHRFTMDMGPWGKQPCEVLAVEPERLFRFRFALNTVVTWELVPEGTGTRLKLTHEGFDLDSPMGRRAFEGMKPGWPGVLARVETVLD, encoded by the coding sequence GTGGAACCAGGATGCGTTCCTGCGGGTGGTGACGCCTCGCTGAGGCGAAGGTGGGCGCAAGTCCATGCAAGGGCTCCGGCGCGCGTGTGGCATGCGCTCACGGAGCCCGAGCAGGTCTCCCGCTGGTGGGCCGTCGGCGATATCCGCGCCGAGGTGGGCCACCGCTTCACGATGGACATGGGGCCGTGGGGAAAGCAGCCCTGCGAAGTGCTGGCGGTGGAGCCGGAGCGTTTGTTCCGGTTCCGATTCGCGCTGAACACCGTCGTCACTTGGGAGCTCGTGCCGGAGGGGACGGGCACGCGGCTGAAGCTCACTCACGAGGGCTTCGACCTGGATTCTCCCATGGGCCGCCGCGCGTTCGAGGGGATGAAGCCAGGCTGGCCTGGCGTACTCGCGCGGGTGGAGACGGTGCTCGACTGA
- a CDS encoding AAA family ATPase encodes MESAAPAPRPATDASSDDLRAVEELAQARNAIVGQIEKRVVGQREVVEHLLISLFSRGHCLFVGVPGLAKTLLISTLADVLNLSFNRIQFTPDLMPSDITGTDILEEDRNTGRRNFRFVQGPLFANIILADEVNRTPPKTQAALLQAMQEYRITAGGHTYPLDLPFLVFATQNPIEQEGTYPLPEAQLDRFMFLVDVGYPTAEEEVQIVKSTTGGEQPKLEKILSPERILALQELVRRVPVPDHVVRFAVELVRNTRPKEPGVPDFVAKNVSWGAGPRASQYLVLAAKARAILHGRFVATVEDVRALARPVLRHRVLPNFTAESEGITSVKLVDQLLSVVKG; translated from the coding sequence ATGGAAAGCGCCGCCCCTGCCCCACGTCCCGCGACCGACGCCTCGAGCGACGACCTCCGCGCTGTCGAAGAGCTTGCCCAGGCTCGCAACGCCATCGTCGGCCAGATTGAGAAGCGCGTCGTCGGCCAGCGAGAAGTGGTGGAGCACCTGCTCATCTCGCTCTTCAGCCGCGGTCACTGCCTCTTCGTCGGTGTGCCGGGTCTCGCCAAGACGCTGCTCATCTCCACGCTGGCGGACGTGCTCAACCTGTCCTTCAACCGCATCCAGTTCACCCCGGACCTGATGCCGTCGGACATCACCGGCACGGACATCCTGGAAGAGGACCGCAACACGGGCCGGCGCAACTTCCGCTTCGTGCAGGGGCCGCTGTTCGCCAACATCATCCTGGCGGACGAGGTGAACCGCACCCCGCCCAAGACGCAGGCCGCGCTGCTGCAAGCCATGCAGGAGTACCGCATCACCGCGGGTGGCCACACGTACCCGCTGGACCTGCCCTTCCTCGTCTTCGCCACGCAGAACCCCATCGAGCAGGAAGGCACGTACCCGCTGCCCGAGGCGCAGCTGGACCGCTTCATGTTCCTGGTGGACGTGGGCTACCCCACCGCCGAGGAAGAGGTGCAGATCGTCAAGAGCACCACGGGCGGCGAGCAGCCGAAGCTCGAGAAGATCCTCTCGCCCGAGCGCATCCTCGCCCTCCAGGAGCTGGTGCGGCGCGTGCCGGTGCCGGACCACGTGGTGCGCTTCGCGGTGGAGCTGGTGCGCAACACCCGCCCCAAGGAGCCCGGCGTGCCGGACTTCGTGGCGAAGAACGTGTCCTGGGGCGCCGGCCCCCGCGCCAGCCAGTACCTGGTGCTCGCGGCGAAGGCGCGCGCGATTCTCCACGGCCGCTTCGTGGCCACGGTGGAGGACGTGCGGGCGCTGGCGCGTCCGGTGCTGCGCCACCGCGTGCTCCCCAACTTCACCGCGGAGAGCGAGGGCATCACCTCCGTGAAGCTCGTCGACCAGCTCCTCTCCGTGGTGAAGGGCTAG
- a CDS encoding DUF58 domain-containing protein yields MVLDAQTLARLKGVKLRARAVMEGVLSGLHKSPHQGQSVEFAEHKEYAPGDELRHLDWKAYGKFDKYYVKRFEHETNLRSVMVVDASASMGYTSGALTKLDVATTLAGALCYLLVRQQDAAGLALLTGGKWKDVPPRASAGHLNVLLDTLDAMAPGGGTDLGSAADHLAEVLPRRSTVIVLSDLLDEKQDALKRVLALRQRKNDVSLFHIVDPAELTFPFDDPTLFLDMEGEGRIEVNPREIKESYLEEFNAFLASVKASCAEADVDYELVRTDEKLDDVLLRYLARRGRRG; encoded by the coding sequence GTGGTGCTCGACGCCCAGACACTGGCCCGCCTCAAGGGCGTGAAGCTGCGCGCGCGCGCGGTGATGGAAGGCGTGCTGTCCGGCCTCCACAAGAGCCCTCACCAAGGGCAGAGCGTGGAGTTCGCCGAGCACAAGGAATACGCCCCCGGCGACGAGCTGCGGCACCTCGACTGGAAGGCCTACGGCAAGTTCGACAAGTACTACGTCAAGCGCTTCGAGCATGAGACGAACCTGCGCTCGGTCATGGTCGTGGATGCGTCCGCCTCCATGGGCTACACGAGCGGCGCGCTGACGAAGCTGGACGTCGCCACCACGCTGGCCGGAGCGCTCTGCTACCTGCTGGTGCGTCAGCAGGACGCCGCGGGCCTGGCGCTGCTCACGGGTGGCAAGTGGAAGGACGTGCCGCCGCGCGCGTCCGCGGGCCACCTCAACGTGCTGCTGGACACGCTGGACGCCATGGCGCCGGGCGGAGGCACGGACCTGGGCAGCGCGGCGGACCACCTGGCGGAGGTGCTGCCCCGGCGCTCCACCGTCATCGTCCTGTCCGACCTGCTGGACGAGAAGCAGGACGCACTCAAGCGGGTGCTCGCGCTGCGTCAGCGCAAGAACGACGTGTCGCTGTTCCACATCGTCGACCCGGCGGAGCTGACCTTCCCCTTCGATGACCCCACCCTCTTCCTGGACATGGAGGGCGAGGGACGGATTGAAGTGAACCCGCGCGAAATCAAGGAGAGCTACCTGGAGGAGTTCAACGCCTTCCTGGCGAGCGTGAAGGCCTCCTGCGCGGAGGCGGACGTGGACTACGAGCTGGTGCGCACCGACGAGAAGCTGGATGACGTCCTCTTGCGCTACCTGGCCCGGCGCGGGAGGCGCGGGTGA